From a region of the Lentilactobacillus curieae genome:
- a CDS encoding FtsX-like permease family protein codes for MLFKLSIAGIRSRFKDYLVLFSGLVMASAIFYMFEAISTNDKFVESTSVKSAQIVFVFGAILLGLITLVYVSYANTFLLTMRKHDYGVFMMLGARPRKIGVLITLETVMIGLISTFIGVILGAGITQLLSGFLFNSLALPTSGFQAIYPKAIVYTFVFFMILFVISGLFNHRTFTKSSALSLLKSESSTKWKRPNKFLLLIEAVLGIVLLAIGYWAMYQIQDLKILSIPLALFTIVLGTYFIFNSFFVAILNAVQKSSLASKGLNTFTISQLKFRINDFTKILSVVSLLFALALGAITVGVGFAQNIPEMTKIQGVYSVAAKNPDQKLNGLIGKLSGKQVTNYSFKEAGKVIYFNEDEFNSTPYQFVDVPREDNGSMETSKAKVVKLDAKELNSNGEAKSGFARLLPPNDQLTKTVRFVDGAQFSAIQSQSGKLKLVKVANMDANYKKLNKISEVQTAQTPNKQQMSWGGSFFYYTSLKSLFGSLEFIGVFLGIAFLAMLASCLMFKILSGTTADSKRYEMLNKIGTRRSVAKNSIRVQILGLFVLPAILGIVDVAFGLQLFVKSGFLQHPYPAFGWSLLAFLVLYCIYYIVTVAIYQRFVVPKTKIEK; via the coding sequence ATGTTATTTAAACTTTCAATAGCGGGAATTCGTTCTCGGTTTAAAGATTACTTAGTTCTGTTTTCAGGACTAGTAATGGCCTCAGCTATTTTTTATATGTTTGAAGCAATCTCAACTAACGATAAGTTTGTTGAGAGTACTTCAGTTAAAAGTGCCCAAATCGTGTTTGTGTTTGGTGCCATTTTACTTGGACTAATAACGTTGGTGTACGTTTCGTATGCTAATACCTTCTTACTGACGATGAGAAAGCATGATTATGGTGTGTTCATGATGCTTGGTGCTCGTCCTCGTAAAATCGGGGTTTTGATTACCTTAGAAACTGTGATGATTGGTTTGATCAGTACATTCATTGGGGTAATTTTAGGTGCCGGAATCACTCAATTACTGAGTGGCTTCTTATTTAATTCGCTGGCGTTACCTACTAGCGGATTCCAGGCAATTTATCCAAAAGCAATTGTTTATACATTTGTATTCTTCATGATTTTGTTCGTAATTTCTGGATTGTTTAACCACAGAACTTTCACTAAATCATCAGCACTTAGCTTGTTGAAGTCAGAATCAAGCACAAAATGGAAACGACCAAACAAGTTCTTGCTTCTTATTGAAGCTGTTTTGGGAATCGTGTTGCTAGCAATTGGTTATTGGGCAATGTACCAGATTCAAGATTTGAAGATTCTTTCAATTCCACTTGCGTTGTTCACCATCGTATTGGGAACTTACTTCATTTTTAACTCATTCTTCGTTGCAATTTTAAATGCGGTACAAAAGTCAAGTTTGGCAAGTAAGGGTCTAAATACCTTCACGATTTCACAACTTAAATTTAGAATTAATGATTTTACCAAAATTTTATCAGTAGTTTCATTGTTATTCGCTTTAGCTTTAGGGGCAATAACCGTGGGGGTTGGGTTTGCCCAAAACATCCCAGAAATGACCAAGATTCAAGGCGTGTACTCAGTTGCTGCCAAAAACCCAGATCAAAAATTGAACGGTCTGATTGGCAAACTATCAGGCAAGCAAGTTACTAACTACTCATTCAAAGAAGCGGGTAAAGTCATCTACTTTAATGAAGATGAGTTTAACAGCACACCATACCAATTTGTTGATGTTCCACGTGAAGATAATGGCTCAATGGAAACGTCAAAGGCTAAAGTAGTTAAGTTAGATGCTAAGGAACTCAATAGCAACGGTGAAGCTAAGAGCGGTTTTGCAAGACTGTTACCACCTAATGATCAGTTGACCAAGACAGTTAGATTTGTCGATGGTGCTCAATTTAGCGCTATTCAATCACAATCCGGTAAATTGAAGTTAGTAAAAGTTGCTAATATGGATGCTAACTACAAGAAGCTGAACAAGATTTCAGAAGTTCAGACGGCACAAACCCCTAACAAGCAACAAATGTCATGGGGTGGCTCATTCTTCTACTACACATCGCTTAAATCACTGTTTGGTAGTCTAGAATTCATCGGAGTATTCTTAGGAATTGCCTTCCTTGCAATGCTAGCCAGTTGCCTAATGTTCAAGATTCTCAGTGGTACTACTGCTGATTCAAAACGATACGAAATGCTTAACAAAATAGGTACTCGTCGCTCGGTTGCCAAGAACTCAATTAGGGTCCAAATCTTAGGATTGTTCGTATTACCTGCTATCTTGGGAATAGTTGACGTTGCGTTTGGACTACAACTATTCGTTAAGAGTGGTTTTCTGCAACATCCATACCCAGCGTTTGGTTGGTCATTACTGGCATTCTTAGTTCTATATTGCATTTACTACATCGTCACTGTAGCAATTTACCAAAGATTCGTTGTTCCAAAGACAAAGATTGAAAAATAG
- a CDS encoding ABC transporter ATP-binding protein, producing MTNKILTTNNVHKIYGEKTEKPYEALKGITFDVNEGEFVGIMGASGSGKTTLLNILATLDQPTSGQVEIGGKDVTKLSANKMADFRSKQLGFIFQDFNLIETLTVKENIGLPLSLQGAKPKQISLAVEMSAKKLNIGDLLEKFPNQLSGGQKQRVAAARALVSDPSIIFGDEPTGALDSNNARELMETLQNINSQGVSILMVTHDPFSASFCQRILFIKDGKIGEELKANGRDRQDFYREVLDKLGTFEQ from the coding sequence ATGACAAACAAGATTTTAACCACTAACAACGTTCACAAGATATATGGTGAAAAAACCGAAAAACCATACGAAGCTTTGAAAGGAATCACATTTGATGTCAATGAAGGAGAATTCGTTGGAATCATGGGTGCTTCTGGATCAGGAAAGACTACATTATTAAACATCTTAGCTACACTTGACCAACCAACTAGTGGCCAAGTTGAAATTGGGGGCAAGGACGTTACCAAATTATCAGCAAACAAAATGGCTGATTTTAGATCTAAGCAACTTGGATTTATCTTCCAAGACTTTAACTTGATTGAAACTCTTACAGTTAAAGAAAATATTGGATTGCCACTTTCACTGCAAGGAGCAAAGCCAAAGCAAATTAGTTTGGCGGTTGAAATGTCAGCTAAGAAGCTTAACATTGGTGATTTACTTGAGAAGTTCCCTAACCAATTATCAGGTGGTCAAAAACAAAGGGTAGCTGCTGCCAGAGCATTAGTTTCAGATCCAAGCATTATCTTTGGTGACGAACCAACTGGAGCCCTTGATTCAAATAACGCTCGTGAATTAATGGAAACTTTGCAAAACATTAACTCACAAGGGGTTTCAATTTTGATGGTTACTCATGACCCATTCTCAGCTAGTTTCTGCCAACGCATCTTATTTATCAAAGATGGAAAAATTGGTGAGGAATTGAAAGCCAACGGTCGTGATCGCCAAGACTTTTATCGAGAAGTTCTCGACAAACTAGGAACGTTTGAACAATAA
- the glpK gene encoding glycerol kinase GlpK → MSALTDKKKYVLSIDQGTTSTRAMIFDKSGRKVIEAYKPVNQIIPQSGWVETDPNEIWTSVLNVISSAFIDAGIHPEDLDGIGIVNQRETTIIWDKETGEPIYNAIGWQSKQTAKLAQKLKDDGYSNLFHKKTGLIIDSYFSATKVRWILDKVPGAQERAEKGELLFGTVDTWLVWKLTGGRLHVTDISNASRTMMFNIHALRWDDDILKLLNIPKALLPDVKTSSEVYGVTENFQFYGIEVPIAGIAGDQQAALIGQLAFEPGTVKNTYGDGAFIMMNTGEKPELSDDNLLTTIAYDINGHLNYALEGSIFAAGTAMSWLADSMGLIDNVPASRQAAMNSHNDDEVYVVPAFNGLGAPYWEQGVRGSVFGLTRGTTKEDFVKATLQSIAYGTKDIIDTMEKDTGMKIPSLMADGGSSRNSYLMQFQADILDIPIKRAQDEDTTAFGAAVLAGLAVGYWDSVDEIKEQMEAGRLFEPKMDPERRNKLYSGWQRAVNAARAFKVDD, encoded by the coding sequence ATGTCAGCTTTAACTGATAAGAAGAAATATGTTTTATCAATTGATCAAGGGACTACGAGCACCCGGGCAATGATTTTTGATAAAAGTGGTCGAAAGGTTATTGAGGCTTATAAGCCTGTGAACCAAATAATTCCCCAAAGCGGGTGGGTTGAAACTGACCCGAATGAAATATGGACTTCAGTGCTAAACGTAATTTCGTCAGCGTTTATTGATGCGGGGATCCATCCAGAGGATCTTGACGGAATTGGAATCGTTAACCAACGTGAAACCACCATTATTTGGGATAAGGAAACTGGCGAACCAATCTATAATGCGATTGGTTGGCAATCAAAGCAAACAGCTAAATTGGCCCAGAAACTAAAAGATGATGGTTATTCAAACCTGTTTCATAAAAAAACTGGCTTGATTATTGACTCATACTTCTCAGCAACTAAAGTTCGCTGGATTCTTGATAAAGTTCCTGGCGCTCAAGAGCGGGCTGAAAAAGGTGAACTGTTATTTGGAACGGTTGACACGTGGTTGGTTTGGAAACTAACTGGTGGTCGGTTGCACGTTACCGATATTTCGAATGCCAGCAGAACAATGATGTTCAACATTCATGCACTTCGCTGGGATGATGATATTTTGAAATTGTTAAACATCCCCAAGGCTCTATTACCAGATGTTAAGACTTCAAGTGAAGTCTACGGCGTAACAGAAAACTTCCAATTTTACGGAATTGAAGTTCCAATCGCCGGAATTGCTGGTGACCAGCAAGCTGCTTTAATTGGCCAGTTGGCTTTTGAACCAGGGACCGTTAAAAACACTTATGGTGACGGTGCATTTATCATGATGAATACTGGTGAAAAGCCTGAGTTGTCAGATGACAATCTACTGACGACAATTGCTTATGATATCAACGGTCATCTGAACTATGCGCTTGAAGGTTCAATCTTTGCGGCCGGTACAGCAATGAGCTGGTTAGCTGATAGCATGGGATTAATAGATAATGTTCCTGCTTCAAGACAAGCAGCAATGAATTCACATAACGATGATGAAGTTTACGTTGTCCCAGCATTTAACGGTTTGGGAGCCCCATACTGGGAGCAAGGGGTTCGCGGTTCAGTATTTGGATTAACCCGCGGCACGACGAAGGAAGATTTTGTTAAAGCTACCTTACAGTCGATTGCGTACGGGACTAAAGATATCATTGATACGATGGAAAAGGACACGGGAATGAAGATTCCTAGCCTAATGGCTGATGGTGGTTCTTCAAGAAATAGCTACTTGATGCAATTCCAAGCAGATATTCTCGATATTCCGATTAAACGAGCTCAGGATGAGGATACAACTGCCTTCGGGGCTGCCGTTCTTGCAGGACTAGCAGTTGGGTATTGGGATAGTGTCGATGAAATTAAGGAACAAATGGAAGCTGGGCGACTATTTGAACCAAAAATGGACCCTGAACGTAGAAACAAACTTTACAGTGGCTGGCAGCGAGCAGTTAACGCCGCCAGAGCATTTAAAGTTGATGACTAA